The Lacticaseibacillus rhamnosus DNA window AATTCGTCCAGCTTTTAATAAAATAATTTGATTGGCTAATGTCACCGCGCCGATACGATGCGTAATGAATAGTGACGGGGTTTCCTTAGACAGCCGTTTGATTTTTGTAAATAAAGCCAACTCTTTTAACGGGTCCATCGCCGCGGAAGGTTCATCAAGGATTTGATAAATGCCTCGCTTGTACTGTGCTCTAGCCACTGCAAGCTGTTGGCGTTGCCCGCCGCTGGGTTGAAAGTTGTCTTGCTGATAACTTCCGATTTCAGTGGCGGCTTGTTTTGGCAAGTGCGCCACCAAACTGTCAATCCCATTGGCTGCCATCACCTGTGCGAGCCGATCCGTATCTGGTTGAGTGCTGGCAGTAATATTTTCAGCAATTGTAAAATCAAAAATGGCATAGTCTTGGAATACTACTTTGAATAGTCCTAAGTAAGCAGCCGCTGATATTTCAGCAATATCATGACCGTTAAATAAGATTTTCCCGGCAGTCGGTTGATAAAGTCCCAGCAACAATTTGACTAAGGTGGTCTTGCCACTGCCATTTACACCAATCAACGCAGTCACACCGGTTAAGTCGAGGGTAAAGGAGATATCATGCAAGACCTCCTCGCCATCCGGGTAGGCAAACGAAACATGATCAAAAACAATGGTATTTTGACGCTGAACTGGCGGGGTCTCACTTGTTGGCGTTGTTGTTTGGCCGTTAGTGGTCAAGATCTCATTGACGTACCCCATCTGATTCTCAAAGCGCAGGAATCGTTGCCAAGTCGCTACGATCAAACTAGCAGCACTGGTCATTTGAACCACGCTGCCAAATAAGGTATTAAGCTGCCCCACCGGCAACAAGCCGCGATAAATTTTAAACACAATTAATAGAAACAAAGCCATCGTCGCAAACGCCGCCATTAAAGCAGTGATCATTTGCGAACCACTGTCGTTAACTACCAGCTTATGATTGGCAGTCTTTTCCTCAGTCCACGTTGCTCGATAGCGTTGTTGAATCGGCGTACCTAACCCCCACATCTTAATAGACTTAAGTCCTTCATAGGCGTTGACGACATTCATCAGAAAATAGTTCATTTTTCTTTCCAAGCCCATCAAATCCTTGAACAACTTAAAACTTGTGCGCGTCAGAGATTGATAGACGTGAATGAGCAATGCTTCGCCCAAAAATAATGTAAGAACCGTCACTAAAACTACCGCGGTAATCTCTTGACTGCGTGTCGTCCCGGCAACCACCAGCCAACTAATCAAGCCTAAACCGACAATCACGGTCACAACCCCTTGAATCAGGTTTTGTAATTGGCTAAAGAAAACCGGAATCCCGCCTGAGTAACGAAATGACGCCTCACTTTTCATCATCTTGGCAAAATAGCGCTGAGTCTCAAGTGTTTGAAAATCAACCTGCTCCCAAGCTTCATACATTGCCAGTTTTAGCTGCTCATTGGCCTGAAGCGTTTTGACTTCCAAATAGCGCTGAATGCATACAGCCATCAGGTAAGCCCCGCCAGCCATCCCATAAAAATAGCCAATAAGTGTCGGTACCGTTTCTAGATGACCTGCCAAAATAGCATTAATGATTTGGGTATTACCCAGAATAATCAGAAGCGGCGCAATGGCGTTCAGTGTGCTCGTGAATACTGCCAGCACAAAAAGGCTTTTCCCAAACCGAGCAATCAAGCGTCCTGTTGCCAAGGCTTCTTGGAGCTGGTCTTTAAGCTGTTTCATGATCGCCACCTCCAACGTACATTGAACGCTGTGCTTCCCATAAAGCGCGATAATCAGCAGAATTTTCCAGAAGCCAATGATGCGTTCCCGCTGCCACCACGGTTCCGTCTTTCATCACAAAGATTTTGACATTCCGAACCGCAAGCGCACCAAGCCGATGAGCGACAATAATCGTGGTTTTATTGACGAGTTTTTCATCGATTAAATCGTAAAATTGTTTCTCACTCAAAGGATCAAGCGCGGCTGTCGGTTCATCAAGAATATTGAAGTCGGCTTGACGATACAGTACACGGGCAAATAACAGTTTCTCTTTTTGCCCGCCTGACAATTGAATCCCATCATCCGCCAATTCGTTACCGATAAAAGTCTGCACGCCTTGAGGAAGCCCAGCGACAAAAGTACCTAACCCCACTTCATCAAGCACCGTTTTAACCCGACCCAAGTCGATCTTTTCAGGTGTGGTGCAAGCAACGTTTTCTGCAATGGTGAAGTGAAGTATCACGTCATCTTGAAACTCAACGGCCACCCGACGCTGAATAGCGGCAGGCGTCCAGTCCGAAATTGCTTGGCCATCCATGACAACCGATCCGGCTGTTGGCACGTAAAGTCCGCAAAGCAATTTGATGAGTGTCGACTTGCCGGCACCATTTTCCCCTACGATTGCGATTAACTCACCTGGGGCAATGGAAAGATTGGCATCGTGCAAAATAGGCGTCTTGTTGACTTGATAATCCACATGCGTCACGTTGATTGCGCCAGAGCCGCTAAAATGATCGGTATTTTTTCGTTGGTGGTGGCGATAGGGAAATGCCATAAATTTTCGAAAGTTATCGACAAATACCAGATTTTTCCCTACCGCCGCATACGCATCTCTGAGTTGACCAAAGTTAGAATTAAGCGTTTGAATCGCCGTGATGAAAAACAGCAGACTGGCAACAGAAATATTACGGGTTGCCAGCAAAATCAGTAATGACAGCGCTAGGCCGCCGACATTCACGATACGCTGACCGAGATTCACCATTAACGTGATATTGGCATAATGTCGCTGCCATGCCACTAAGCGCTGAATTAAATCGCTAAAGTGCTGGTGGAAAACCCCAAGCATCGCAAACAAGCGAATATCTTTGCCGGTCGAACGCTTCATCAACGTTCGAACAAAATAATTTTGATAACTAGTGATACGATTCTGGCTTTCTTTATGCTTGAAATACCACTGATTACTCAACCGCTGAAACAGGTACTGCAAGACATTAAGTCCAAAAACCACTGCAGCCGGCCAAAAACTCAGTGTCCCCATCATCACCAGTAACACCGCAATCTGACAACCCGTGCGCACCAAAATAATAGTCTGATCGACAACCGCCCCGATACCAACATTAGCCCCATTATAGATAGCTTCATACGCCTGATCGATGACCGTTTTTCCCGCCACCGAATCAATCAAGCGCTGATCCCAGCCGAAAATATGCTCCGAAAACACCGGTACATAATCAAAACGGAAATCAAACGTCAATATTGACAGGCGCTGCTGCAAGAATAGATCCAAAATTCTGATACCATAGACAATAACACCAGAAATAAAGATAACTAATATCGTCAACCCGACATTCAACTGCTTGGTTTGTAACAAAATGACTGCGAGCGGCGGCAGCAATGAAATACCGACCACATAAACGATTTCGACCAAACACAGCCCGCCCAATAAGGCTCCGAACTTGAAGCGATATTTGCCAATAAATTTAGCAAGTACATAGCGCCAGTTGCCGGCTTGTCCCATAACGGCCACCCCCTGATATCACCCAAGGTTCACGTTTGTTAAAAGCAAAAGTCACCATTCGCAGTAAAAATAAGCGCCAACAACAGGATTGCTTTGTACAAGTTTTGGAGCAAATTTTCACATACATATACCATTCGATAAATGATTAAATCATAATTTACACCCAAAATAACACCGCCGTAAAGCATGTCGTCCTTTTGTACCAAAAACAGTCTCGACATCACTAGTCTAGCTTTCGAATAAATCGCATCCAAATAAGCAATGACGACAACGCCAGCCCAATCGCACTAAGGATCAAGGCATTCCACCCCAAGATTGGAATCACACGGCCAAATAAAAAGTCAGCTGGTGGGATCAAAAGCGCACTAAAAATAAACAAGATTGAAAAAACGCGACCCAGATAATCATTCTCGGTGATTATCTGTAGCGCGGTGAATACCTTGGCATTGAATCTCGTACCAAAGAAGCCATTGATAAACGCGGCAAAAAGTAACGCAGGATAAACTCTAAAGATCCCGGGAATGAGAATGGACAACGCAAGCAAAAGTACATCTATGTAGTAACCATTCTTCCCACTTTTTTGGTTAAACAGTGCCAACAACAAGCCTCCGGCAATGCCGCCAATCGCCTCGATACTGATCACTGCGCTATACCAATCACCATTTAAATCTAACGAAACCTTGACCAAATATGGTAGTGAAAGCGTGTAAGCTTCAGCGAAAAAATTAATCGTGGCAATTAATATCAGCAACCCCAAGATCGTTTCTTTCTTTCGTACATACGCCATGCCAGACTTTAATTTGGGCAAGATCTGCAATTTTTCTTTATGATTGTTTTTTTCGGTATACCGGATGGTTGAGATTAATAAAGCGGACAAAACAAACGAAACCCCATTGATTAAAATAAAGCCATTAATGTTACTGTGAAGCTTCAATAACAATGCGCCAACCAACGGGCCAACCACTTTGATCGTACTTGACAACGTATTTTGAACCGAATTAAAAGGCTCGATTTGGCTTTCATGAATGACATTAGGCACAACGGCTTTTGCTGACGGCGAATTAAATGCCAACGAAACGTTAAGCACCGAACTCGTCAGAATCAATAGCAGTTTGCCTGCCACAACATCGCGAAGCAAAAAGGCGCACATGAAACAGGTCAGGCCGCTTAACAGATCAGCAAAAATCATCATATGTTTGCGGTTAAACGAGTCAACAATCGGGCCAGCAAAAACATTGGCAGCGATAAGGACCATGCCGCTGATACCGTTAATCAATCCCAAAAGTTCTGTTTGATGCGTTTGCTCAACTAAGAACCAGTTCATCCCGTAGATATAGACCATGTCGCCCAGTAAGGAAAAGCCGTATCCAAGAAGCAAAGGGAGCGCGTTTTGCATTCGCTTAATCATAATGCAATTCCTCGCTGTCCGAATATTCGATGGTATTTGTATGTAATGCACTTATCATTTTAATGACCTCGCCAGATTGAATTGTCGTCATTGTTCGCGATCAATCACGCTGACTTCAGACGCCTATCACTAAAAGGACACCGTGAAATTTCTTTGAACAAACACATGCTTTTCATCATAAGGGTTAAGCTAAAATTTATCAATCGTTAATTTTGCTCTTCAATTGCTAGGCGCTGGATCAAAATGATAAATTTGCAAGTAAACCGCGAAAGTTTCCAAATCTCCTAAAAATGAAACGTATTTTGGACAGCAAAAAAACCACCCGAACAGATAACTGTCCAGGTGGTTCCAAAGTTGATGCATATAACATGCACCGTTTTGCCGGTCGCTCTCGGCGAATTAACGCTTGGAGAACTGACTAGCCTTACGAGCTTTCTTCAAGCCATACTTCTTCCGTTCCTTCATACGAGGGTCACGGGTCAGCATGCCGGCCTTCTTAAGCGGGCCGCGGAAGTCAGGATCAACGGTCAACAAGGCACGGGCAATGCCGTGACGAGTTGCGCCAGCTTGGCCAGAGAAACCGCCGCCATTAACGTTAACAAGCACGTCATAGCTGCCTGTAGTTTCAGTGATGCCAAATGGTTGGCTTAAATCGGTGATCAGGTTTTCATATGGAAGGTAGTCGCGAACGTCTTTACCGTTCATCGTGATCTTGCCGGTACCAGGAACCAAACGGACCCGGGCAACGGAGTTCTTGCGACGACCTGTACCTGCGTATTGTACTTGTGCCACAGTAATTGCCTCCTTAGATTAAGTTTGAAATGTCGAGTACTTCTGGCTTCTGTGCCAAATGTGGGTGTTCCTCCCCAGCATAGACATGAAGCTTCAAGAATTGCTGATGACCAAGAGTGTTCTTGGTCGGGAGCATCTTCTTAACAGAGTATTCAACCAGACGAGCCGGGTTGTCCCGCAAGAGATCCCCAGCGATTTCATGTTTCAAACCACCTGGATGCTGACTGTGACGATAGTAAATCTTGTCTGAGGCTTTTTTGCCAGTCAACTTTAACTTAGAAGCGTTGATAACGATCACATTGTCACCTGTATCAACGTTTGGGGTGAATTGCGGCTTGTTCTTACCACGCAAGATCGAAGCAACGACAGATGATAAACGGCCCAACGCGATATCCGTTGCGTCGATCACATACCATTTACGTTCGATTTCACCTGGCTTAGCCAAAAATGTTGTACGCACGATTTGTTTCCTCCATAATTCTGTGCTTGTTTGAACACGTTAAGTTTCCGGGGCTTATCGTGGGGCAAACAATACCAGCTACTAGAATACCAACGATTAGCGCTCAAGTCAATGTAAAATTCAGTATCCTACTATAAAGTTGCACTCGCAGTTCGCGTTCTTTTAACTTCAAGATGTTGCTTGTCCCAAATGCGCTTGCGTACATCAAATACTTCTTAAAAACGGTGCTTTAATTTTACTGCTTCCATTAGTACCGTGTCTGCAACAGCCCACTCGATGCTTCAATCCTCGTATCCTTCCCCATTGGCTTCGGGCCGCAAAACACCGGTACAAAACATCTGCAAAGCGCGATCAAGCGACAATTGATTTTGAAAAGTGTTCCCGCGACCGGTACCTACAGTTGGTTGCAGATAAGCGGCTAAAACGGTTAAAAAATAGAGGGTCACGTCACGAACGCGATATGTCGGCGCCAGCTGTTCGTCAAAGGTGCTAAAAAACCGATCTAACGGCGACAACAAGCCGACTTGCCATGCCTGAAAAACATCCGCCTGCGCCTTAGAACTTAAATTCCCGACATCATGTAAGACGAGTTGCAAGTTCATCATGTTGTCATCGGTGAGTAAATGTCCGAGGCGCTTGACTTTTTTGCCAAAATTTTGGGCATCTATTTGTTCATGGGCAATTTTACTTGCCATGTCTTCACTTACCGCCATGACAACAGCAAGATACAAGGCCTCTTTGGTTTTAAAATAGTGATACAGCAGCGGTTGGCGAACGTCAGCCGCTTCAGCGATCATTCGGGTGGTCACCGCTGTGTAACCGTGATTCATAAATAATACCTGAGCGGCGGTTAAGATCCGCTGCACGGTCGCTTTCTTCTGGTCATTTCGTTGTGTCATTTTTCCAAGCCCTTTTCATTTATCAACTGATAAACAAGTGATATACTGATTGTGCAAAATCAAATATGGAGGTGATCGTGATGTTCCTTGCGTATAAAGAGATTATTCACAACAAAGCCCGCTATCTGCTCGTCATGGCGACCTTTGTTTTAATTGCCTATCTGGTCTTTTTTCTAACCGGTTTGGCTACAGGTTTAGCGCGTAACAATCGCACCGCCATTGACGCATTGCCGGGTAATTACGTTCTCCTGTCAAAATATGCCAACAAGAATCTCCTGAGTTCGACATTGAGCGCGGATCAAATCACCAAAGTCAGCACCAAGCACACCGCCGTCCTCGGTCAAGTTGCGGTTGTAGCGGAAAGTACCGCGAATAATAAGAAAGTCAATAGTAACGTCTTTGGCATCAACCTCAACGGCAAGCTGAAGCCGACTGTCACAAGCGGACGCCTGCCAATCCATCACAACGAGGTGCTCGCGGATGACAGTGTGACCATTTATGGTTTGCACCAAGGTGATCGCATCACTTTAAACGGCAGCAGTCAAACGTATCGGATTGTCGGGTTGACGCATGACCGGCGCTTTTACACGGTACCTGTATTTTACACAACTTTAGGCACTTTTCGGCAGCTAAAGTTCGGACAGCGCCAAGTTAAACAGGCCTCCGCGGTGATCAGTACAAAGCCGTTTAAAAATGTCCCGACCAAGACCCAATCCATTTCCAAAGCAACCTTAGTCGAAAACATCCCCGGCTATACAGCTGAAACTTCGACTTTTGCCTTAATGATCGGAGCAATGATTGGCATTATGCTCTTAATCATTGGCATCTTCATGTACATTTTAACCATTCAAAAAATTGCCATGTACGGGGTCATGCGGGCACAAGGCATTCGCACGCGGGCAATTATTGCTGCTTTGTTCTGGCAAATCCTGATGCTTGCGGTCACCGGCGTTGCTATCGGTGCCGGACTGTTGGGATTAACGCAATTTATTTTACCAAAAGCCATGCCATTTTATGCTAATCCGCCGCTTTTTATCGCGATCGCTGCCGCCTTAATTTTAATGTCCCTGGTTGGCGGGTTATTCTCACTACGCCGGATTTTGCACATTGATCCTTTAGCTGCGATTGGAGGCGAGTAACATGACCACACTAGTTCAACTCAAGCAAGTCAGCAAAGTTTACGGCAGTGGCCATACGGCGGTAGTCGCCTTGCACCCCACCGACTTTACGCTGCATGCCGGTGAATTTGCCGCCGTCATCGGGCCATCCGGTTCAGGTAAAACAACTTTGTTAACGATTATCGGCAATCTCCAGCAACCCAGCGACGGTCAGATTGTGATTAACAGTCAGGACACCACGCATTTTAATGAACGTCAGCGGACCGATCTGCGGTTTAATACGTTTGGCTTTATCTTACAAGCCAGCAACCTAATTCCTTTTTTGACCGTTAAAGATCAGCTAGCCTTAGTAGACCGTTTCAATCATCATCGCCAACACAAACGCTCCATGACCGAGCTCTTTAACCTACTCGGTATCAGCGACCTGACCACCAATTATCCGTCCGCTTTATCCGGTGGCGAAAAACAGCGGGTTGCAATTGCCCGTGCGTTATACAACGACCCGAAGATTATCTTAGCCGATGAACCGACCGCCAGCCTCGACACCAAACGGGCACTGCAAGTCGTGGCACTTCTGGCTGATATTGCCCACAAAACCAAGCGCGGTGTCATCATGATCACCCACGACACGCGTTTGCTGGATGACGTGGATACGCTATATGAAATGCGCGATGGTCAGCTCAAGCAACTCAGAGACAGAGCGGCCAAAAAAGTCACACCGAATCCAGCGTAGATTTAATCTTTTTTTAATATTTTAAGCTTGCCGCTATTCCGCATAGCAGCAGCATCTAAGCGCTATCAGATAGGCCGAATTAGCACTCTTTTAAAAACAGTGCTAAAAATTTGCATCATCGCCCAGCAAAAGGCTTATAATGAATTTGTATCAAAAATGAGTTTATATCATGGAGGTAATCATTATGGCAACAGTAGATCCTGAAAAGACATTGTTTCTCGATGAACCAATGAACAAGGTATTTGACTGGAGCAACAGCGAAGCACCTGTCCGTGATGCGCTGTGGGATTATTACATGGAAAAGAACAGCCGTGATACCATCAAGACTGAAGAAGAAATGAAACCAGTCCTAGACATGTCCGACGATGAGGTCAAAGCCCTAGCAGAAAAGGTTCTCAAGAAGTAAGATCACAAAACTAAACATCATGAACCGCGCCCCCACAAAAAGGGACGCGGTTCTTTTTGGGTGAGCGCGAGCAGGAGCGCTTAGAAGTCGGAGTGTAAGCGGCCTTAAGCGTGATGGCCCGCACTTGGCCATTGCGCTTAAGGTCCTTACACGCAGACTTCTGCGACTGCGAGCGCGTTATAGAAAGTACGGCAAGACATGCTAATTGCCCCTAATAGCATGTCCTCCGCAACCCACCAACCTCAAAACCACAAAACCTCAAACTCACTATCCACCTTCCCCCCTTGACCCTAACCCCACGTCACCGTTTAAAGTTATAATTGATCCAAGGGAGGCCAGTCAATGACATACTCAACCAAGCAACTCGCTGACTTAGCTGGTGTGACCATCCGCACACTACGCTACTACGACAAAATCGGCTTACTAAAGCCAACCCGCAATCCCAACAACGACTACCGCCAATACACGCAAGCTGAGGTCAATCGCCTGCAGGTCATCCGCTTCTTACAACTTTTCGAAATGCCACTCAGCCAAATCAAACAACTGCTTGACGGTCCAACCGACCAATTAACCGCCACGCTCATCCGGCAACGGCAACGCATCACCGCCAAACGCGACCAACTTAGCTTACTACTTCAAACCTTGGATCAAACTTTAGAAAAAGGGGTTAACACCATGACAGACAACGAAAAATTTGCTGCTTTTAAGCAACAAGCCATTCAGCACAATGAAGAACATTTTGGTAAAGAAGTCCGCGACCAATACGGAGAAGATGTCGTCGAAGCCAGCAATGAGAAGTTTCGCAAAATGTCCCAAGCACAAGTCGCACAACTGACCGCACTGCAACAGAAGATTCTTGAGGAACTAAAGCCACTCGTTGGTACGACCGATTACAACACCGCCGCCGCCAAGCATCTTTTCAAACTGCACAAACAGTTTCTCCAACTCACCTGGCCATCTGAACAATATTCCGAAAAAGCTCACCGCGGTCTGGCAGCCATGTACGTCTCCGATCCGCGTTTCACCAAGTACTATGAAGACGGCACAGGTAAAAAAGGTGCTTCCAAAACTTTGAACGCCATCATTCGCCATTACACGCGTTAACGCACCAAGATTTCATTTCGTGTGCGCTGTTTAAGCATTTTGGCGTGACTAACCAGCTGTCAATTTCAGCAGGATGAATTCATTTGCAAAGAGGCTCTAAAGACTGACCTACCAGTCCTTAGAGCCTCTTTTGGTTGCATAGTTTGTCAACTCGGTACTTCAAAATGCAAAAGATCAGGGAAATACCACAAAGCCAATAAAAAAGTTTGTGTGTGAGGGTCAATAATAAACTTCCTTCAAGTACAATCCCGAAGCAGGGGCCGTGCCTCTTGCCTGCTGCCTATCCTTAACTTCAAAAAGCCGTTGAAAATCATGAACATCGCGCCGGCCGTTGCCAATCTCCAAAGCCGTCGCCACCAAAATCCGCACCATGTTGTACAAAAAGCCATTACCATAAAACTCAAAAATCAATTCATTGGTAGCCGGATCTTCTTCAACCGTTGCCTCATAAATCGTCCGGACCTTATCTTTAATCACACCGCCACTAGCTGCAAAACTCGTGAAGTCATGCGTACCAACTAGATCTTTCAACGCAACCTCAATCCGCTTGACATCCAACTTATAAGGATAGTGTCCTGTGTAAAGGCGATTAAACGGATTCGTATAATAGCCACGCGCCACCCGATACCGATATCGCTTTCCCTTCGCTGAATAGCGCGCATGAAAATCCGCCGCGACAATTTCAGCTTTTAGGATTTCAATATCCAGTGGCATCAGTGAATTCATTGCCCGCAACATCGACTCAGCCGGAATATTTCCCGGGTAATCAAAACTAATGACCTGTCCTAGCGCGTGCACGCCTGAATCTGTCCGGCCTGAGCCATCAACATGCACCGGTTGCCCTTTTGCCATTTTCGTCAGAGCTTTTTGCAGAACACCTTGAACCGTTCGCTGCTTGGGCTGAACTTGATAGCCGGCAAAGTTGGTGCCATCGTAAGCCAGTGTCACTTTATAATGCGTCAATACAGTGGTTCCTTTCTAATACGCGCGCAGTAACAGCAAAAGTCCGGTTAAAACAAGCATACCGCCCGCAGCAATCCAGTCACGCTGATGATAACGTAAGATCCGATACTTGGTTCGATTGTCGCCGCCTTGATACCCACGGGCTTCCATCGCTGTTGCTAACTCGTCAGCGGTGGTGAAGCTAGAAACAAACAACGGGATCAGTAGCGGAACAACAGCTTTCATTTGCTGAAAAATATTACCTTCACCAAAGTCAACGCCACGCGCTCGTTGGGCATTCATAATTTTAGTGGTTTGATCCATCAATGTCGGCACGAATCGCAAGGCAATTTGCAAAACCAAGGCCAGCTCGGTCACCGGCACGTGAATAACCCGTAACGGTTTTAACAGACTCTCGACCGCATCAGCCAGTGAAAGCGGCTGGGTTGTTAGCGTCAGCAAGGTTGACATAAAGATGATGAGCACAAAACGAACGAAAATAAAGGCCCCATTAATCAGCCCTAGCTTCGTGATCCATAACCAACCCCAATGCCAATAAACCGTACCGCCACGAACAAACAATACCTG harbors:
- a CDS encoding ATP-binding cassette domain-containing protein codes for the protein MKQLKDQLQEALATGRLIARFGKSLFVLAVFTSTLNAIAPLLIILGNTQIINAILAGHLETVPTLIGYFYGMAGGAYLMAVCIQRYLEVKTLQANEQLKLAMYEAWEQVDFQTLETQRYFAKMMKSEASFRYSGGIPVFFSQLQNLIQGVVTVIVGLGLISWLVVAGTTRSQEITAVVLVTVLTLFLGEALLIHVYQSLTRTSFKLFKDLMGLERKMNYFLMNVVNAYEGLKSIKMWGLGTPIQQRYRATWTEEKTANHKLVVNDSGSQMITALMAAFATMALFLLIVFKIYRGLLPVGQLNTLFGSVVQMTSAASLIVATWQRFLRFENQMGYVNEILTTNGQTTTPTSETPPVQRQNTIVFDHVSFAYPDGEEVLHDISFTLDLTGVTALIGVNGSGKTTLVKLLLGLYQPTAGKILFNGHDIAEISAAAYLGLFKVVFQDYAIFDFTIAENITASTQPDTDRLAQVMAANGIDSLVAHLPKQAATEIGSYQQDNFQPSGGQRQQLAVARAQYKRGIYQILDEPSAAMDPLKELALFTKIKRLSKETPSLFITHRIGAVTLANQIILLKAGRIDDIGTREELLQRSAYFRELWQSQAELYGDVHVLRDR
- a CDS encoding ABC transporter ATP-binding protein → MGQAGNWRYVLAKFIGKYRFKFGALLGGLCLVEIVYVVGISLLPPLAVILLQTKQLNVGLTILVIFISGVIVYGIRILDLFLQQRLSILTFDFRFDYVPVFSEHIFGWDQRLIDSVAGKTVIDQAYEAIYNGANVGIGAVVDQTIILVRTGCQIAVLLVMMGTLSFWPAAVVFGLNVLQYLFQRLSNQWYFKHKESQNRITSYQNYFVRTLMKRSTGKDIRLFAMLGVFHQHFSDLIQRLVAWQRHYANITLMVNLGQRIVNVGGLALSLLILLATRNISVASLLFFITAIQTLNSNFGQLRDAYAAVGKNLVFVDNFRKFMAFPYRHHQRKNTDHFSGSGAINVTHVDYQVNKTPILHDANLSIAPGELIAIVGENGAGKSTLIKLLCGLYVPTAGSVVMDGQAISDWTPAAIQRRVAVEFQDDVILHFTIAENVACTTPEKIDLGRVKTVLDEVGLGTFVAGLPQGVQTFIGNELADDGIQLSGGQKEKLLFARVLYRQADFNILDEPTAALDPLSEKQFYDLIDEKLVNKTTIIVAHRLGALAVRNVKIFVMKDGTVVAAGTHHWLLENSADYRALWEAQRSMYVGGGDHETA
- a CDS encoding MFS transporter, yielding MIKRMQNALPLLLGYGFSLLGDMVYIYGMNWFLVEQTHQTELLGLINGISGMVLIAANVFAGPIVDSFNRKHMMIFADLLSGLTCFMCAFLLRDVVAGKLLLILTSSVLNVSLAFNSPSAKAVVPNVIHESQIEPFNSVQNTLSSTIKVVGPLVGALLLKLHSNINGFILINGVSFVLSALLISTIRYTEKNNHKEKLQILPKLKSGMAYVRKKETILGLLILIATINFFAEAYTLSLPYLVKVSLDLNGDWYSAVISIEAIGGIAGGLLLALFNQKSGKNGYYIDVLLLALSILIPGIFRVYPALLFAAFINGFFGTRFNAKVFTALQIITENDYLGRVFSILFIFSALLIPPADFLFGRVIPILGWNALILSAIGLALSSLLIWMRFIRKLD
- the rpsI gene encoding 30S ribosomal protein S9 translates to MAQVQYAGTGRRKNSVARVRLVPGTGKITMNGKDVRDYLPYENLITDLSQPFGITETTGSYDVLVNVNGGGFSGQAGATRHGIARALLTVDPDFRGPLKKAGMLTRDPRMKERKKYGLKKARKASQFSKR
- the rplM gene encoding 50S ribosomal protein L13, translating into MRTTFLAKPGEIERKWYVIDATDIALGRLSSVVASILRGKNKPQFTPNVDTGDNVIVINASKLKLTGKKASDKIYYRHSQHPGGLKHEIAGDLLRDNPARLVEYSVKKMLPTKNTLGHQQFLKLHVYAGEEHPHLAQKPEVLDISNLI
- a CDS encoding TetR/AcrR family transcriptional regulator, with the protein product MTQRNDQKKATVQRILTAAQVLFMNHGYTAVTTRMIAEAADVRQPLLYHYFKTKEALYLAVVMAVSEDMASKIAHEQIDAQNFGKKVKRLGHLLTDDNMMNLQLVLHDVGNLSSKAQADVFQAWQVGLLSPLDRFFSTFDEQLAPTYRVRDVTLYFLTVLAAYLQPTVGTGRGNTFQNQLSLDRALQMFCTGVLRPEANGEGYED
- a CDS encoding ABC transporter permease translates to MFLAYKEIIHNKARYLLVMATFVLIAYLVFFLTGLATGLARNNRTAIDALPGNYVLLSKYANKNLLSSTLSADQITKVSTKHTAVLGQVAVVAESTANNKKVNSNVFGINLNGKLKPTVTSGRLPIHHNEVLADDSVTIYGLHQGDRITLNGSSQTYRIVGLTHDRRFYTVPVFYTTLGTFRQLKFGQRQVKQASAVISTKPFKNVPTKTQSISKATLVENIPGYTAETSTFALMIGAMIGIMLLIIGIFMYILTIQKIAMYGVMRAQGIRTRAIIAALFWQILMLAVTGVAIGAGLLGLTQFILPKAMPFYANPPLFIAIAAALILMSLVGGLFSLRRILHIDPLAAIGGE
- a CDS encoding ABC transporter ATP-binding protein; protein product: MTTLVQLKQVSKVYGSGHTAVVALHPTDFTLHAGEFAAVIGPSGSGKTTLLTIIGNLQQPSDGQIVINSQDTTHFNERQRTDLRFNTFGFILQASNLIPFLTVKDQLALVDRFNHHRQHKRSMTELFNLLGISDLTTNYPSALSGGEKQRVAIARALYNDPKIILADEPTASLDTKRALQVVALLADIAHKTKRGVIMITHDTRLLDDVDTLYEMRDGQLKQLRDRAAKKVTPNPA
- a CDS encoding P8 family protein — translated: MATVDPEKTLFLDEPMNKVFDWSNSEAPVRDALWDYYMEKNSRDTIKTEEEMKPVLDMSDDEVKALAEKVLKK
- a CDS encoding MerR family transcriptional regulator; this encodes MTYSTKQLADLAGVTIRTLRYYDKIGLLKPTRNPNNDYRQYTQAEVNRLQVIRFLQLFEMPLSQIKQLLDGPTDQLTATLIRQRQRITAKRDQLSLLLQTLDQTLEKGVNTMTDNEKFAAFKQQAIQHNEEHFGKEVRDQYGEDVVEASNEKFRKMSQAQVAQLTALQQKILEELKPLVGTTDYNTAAAKHLFKLHKQFLQLTWPSEQYSEKAHRGLAAMYVSDPRFTKYYEDGTGKKGASKTLNAIIRHYTR
- the truA gene encoding tRNA pseudouridine(38-40) synthase TruA, with product MTHYKVTLAYDGTNFAGYQVQPKQRTVQGVLQKALTKMAKGQPVHVDGSGRTDSGVHALGQVISFDYPGNIPAESMLRAMNSLMPLDIEILKAEIVAADFHARYSAKGKRYRYRVARGYYTNPFNRLYTGHYPYKLDVKRIEVALKDLVGTHDFTSFAASGGVIKDKVRTIYEATVEEDPATNELIFEFYGNGFLYNMVRILVATALEIGNGRRDVHDFQRLFEVKDRQQARGTAPASGLYLKEVYY